The genomic stretch TTGCATTTATAAGGAAAGATTACCTTAGAAGGAGGGAATGTTAGGACAATAGAATAGTAAATGGTGGGGGATGGGGATAGGTTGAAACTATGAAACCCATCATCACATGCAATGCAATGCAATGAAAGTAGAAGGGGTTGATGACAAGGGTTATTAGTTTAGGTCGACATCAGCTTTTTGGGACAACCAATATTGACGAAGAACCTCATTAGCTATCACTTCCTATTTTTATAAGCGTCACCACTTCTTCCTCTTCAACATCATTCACCACTCATGCacatgctctctctctctctctctcctcttttcCTATCTCTCTTTGGCTTGATGAATTAATTATACCTTTTGAATTACTATATTGAACACCATCCATGTATCCTAAAATGTGTATATTCTTGCTCAAGTACTTTGCATTAATGATTTTTCAATTTGCTCGCAACACACCCATTTAATACTTAAGTCAAAAATTAGTAatctctttctttctaaaaTTAGTAGAGAAGATCTTTACGATGATTTCATTTTCTCGTGTATCATTAGAAGCTAAATAGGACAATTCATCACAATCTATTATTGGATAATGAACTTATTTAACTAAATTTATTCTTATAGTCCATTAAGAGATAAAATCAAAAGAGTAACTATTTGTTTTTATCATTAGCCTTATTATTGGACGATGCAactataaaaatacaaaaaaaaaaacacagtgAAAACACATGGATTTGGAAACCAAATTGAGGTGCAAAATTTGTCGAATTCTACGTGAATTGATTGGGTCTTAAAAAACAATGCCCACAGGCTGAGCTCCAAAACCTACGCCCATGGCTTCCCTCCATAACCTCCTCTCCGAAGACGGCTTCCCCCCTCGCAAACCCCCCAAAAAACTCAACCACAATCCCGACTCCGCCGCCATCACTCTCCCCATCTACATATGCCACGATCGCCGCACCTTCGACTCCTCCTCCCACCGCCCCCGCTCCACCGCCGATGCCAAGTCCATCTCCGACCCCGCCATCGAcgccgccgccaccaaggcCATGATCGCCATCCTCACCGGCTACATCGCCCAGTTCTCCCGCTCCGCCGCCTTCCGCGCGAATATTCGCGATAAATCCATCAAAATTCTCAAAaaatcggcggcggcggcggaggatgAGGAGAGCCGCGAGATTCTCAAACTCGTGGAGATTGGAATCGAGAGCGTCGAGAGATTAGTGGACGGAAACAGAGAGAAGAAATTGGATTTGGAGTCGCTGCAGCGGTGCATCAAAATCCTCGACCGCGCCGCCGCCTCGGACCACGGCGGCCAGAAAACGAGCTCGCACGTGGCGGCATGCGCGCGCCTCTACCTGTCCATCACCtacaaaatcgcgagaaacgaCAAGATTGCGGCGCGGAATCTCCTGCAGGTCTTCTGCGACGCGCCGGCGCTTGCCCGCACGCACCTCCTGCCGGAGCTGTGGGAGCACTTTTTCCTGCCGCATCTCCTCCATCTCAAGATATGGTACAGCAGCGAGCTAGAGAATCTCGCCGGATTAATCAACGGCGCAGAGAAGGAGAAAAGAATCAAAGGCTTGAATCATCTCTATCGTGAGAAAATGGATTCCGGCACCGTTGAGTTCGCTTTGTATTACAAAGAGTGGCTGAAAACCGGAGCTCAAGCCCCTTCGGTCCCCGCGGTTTCGCTGCCGTCGAAGCCGATGTCGAAATCGAGAAGGAAATCATCGGAGTCTACGAGCTCTTATCACTCCTCCAGCAGCAAACTGCTGTGagtttgagttttttttatctattttaattattattagaataaaattgtgtttatgaatttttGCATATAGATATCAAGCAGTTTTCGGTGCTAATGTGAAGCGGCAATCAATGGATATTGATTCAAGAAATGTATGGGATTTTGAGGGAGAGGATGTCAAGCATTGCAATTATATCCATGTAAGTAGCTATTTAATCAAATTTGAATCAATTTTTAGTTATAACCGTTATTCAATTCCACCAGAAAAAAGCAGTTTCTCACAGAAGATCGTCGAGCTTAAAGGATGAAATGCAGAAGGCAGAGTTATTACCAGACACCAACAAATCAGATTACTTCAGATTCCTAGGGTGTAAGACTGAGCCAGCAGAGTGTTTCATATCGAAAATCGAGAAAATCAGTGTCAATGATGACGACAGCGACGTCCCGTCGCGGTCGAGCGACGTGGCGGGGGCCATCGCGAAGGTCTGCTCGTCCGAGAGCCTGACCGATTGCGAGGCCGCGGTGCGCGCCCTGAGCAAGGCCTGGCTGGCCGCTCAGGGCGACGCCCGCCTGCAGCTCGAGGCATCGCTGTCTCGAGCTGCTGTGATACAGGGGATGCTGGAGGTGCTGTACGTGTCGAACGACGACGAGATCCTGGAGCTGGCAGTGTCGATTCTGGCGGAGCTCGCGGCCTTGAGCGAGGCCAATCGGCGCTGCGTCCTGGCATCGGATCCGCAGCTCTCCGTGGGGTTGAGGCTGCTGAGGAGCAGCAGCCTCTTCCTGAAAGCTGCGGCTCTGCTCTACCTAGTGAGGCCGAGGGCGAAGCAGATGGTGTCGATGGAGTGGGTCCCGTTGGTGCTTCGGGTGCTGGAGTTCGGGGATCAGCTGCAGATACTCTTCTCCGTGAGGTGTAGCCCTCACGAGGCAGCGTATTACTTCCTCAACGAGCTCCTGACCGGGTTCGATGAGGATAGGAATTTCGAGAATGCGAAGCAGGTGATTTCTCTCGGGGGGTTGGGGTTGGTGGCGAGGAGGATGGACGAGGGGGACGTGTCTGAGAAGAGGCGCGCTGCATCTCTTCTTCGTCTCTGCATACGGGCGGATGGGAGCTGCGGACATTTGTTGGTAAAGAATGTGAAGAAGGAGGCCATTTTGGAACTATTAGTGCTTGAGAAGAATCAAGAGAATCATGCTCTTGCTTTGCTTTTTGAGTTGCTTTGTATTAGCAGGTTCTGATTTTACTATAATGCTACCATTGATCTTTACTTGATTTGCAGTTttgttcatttttgttttgttttgttttgtttaaggTTAAACAAGAGGATTGAGTTCTTGGCTGGGCTAAGGGAGGGGTGGGAGTGCTTGAACACACTCCACATTCTGCTGCTGCGCCTCCACAAGGCGCAGCCGGAAGAGAGGCCACTCGTTGCTGTCGTGCTGCTCGAGCTGGACCTTCTGGTCTGAGCCGAACGCATTCTCCAATTATGTTTACTAGATGTGGCGCTGACACGCTTCTCCTTTGCTGCTAGGGCGACACCTCTGGGGGCAGCGTCTACAGAGACGAGGCAGTGGACGCAATCATTTCAGCGCTGGACTGCTCCGTGTTCGAAGAAAAAGTCCAGCAGCAAGCAGCCAGAGCCCTCTTGATCCTCGGAGGCCACTTCTCCTACACCGGGGAGGGGGAAATCGAGCAATGGCTCCTGAGAAGAGCAGAAATCAGAGACATCTGCGTCGGCCTAATGGTAACGAAGGATACAAGCAGTTtatacatactcaccacctcgaTCACTTTTGTAATGTGCTTGTCGTGTTTCAGAAGGAAGACGAGAAGATGAGAGAAAACTGGCAGAGGAAAGCAGCGTTAGCGCTTCTCACAAGTGGAAACACGAGGCTTCTCTCTGCCCTATCCGAGTCCGTTGCAAACAGCATCCCGAGCCTGGCTCGAGCTTGCCTCGTTACCATCTGCTGGATCAGCAGCCATCTCCCTTCACTCGGTGAGAGGGATCTCCGCCTTGCAGCATGCTCGATTATCGCCCCACGATTGATGGAATGCTTGATAGATAACAGCAACAACCTTGAGGAAAAGATTTTAGCCTCATTTTCATTGTACAGTCTTATAAATGGTACAGGTAAGAAAATGTGGCAAATTTTTTATTCACCTTTAGCATTATGCTTCACTTATTACACATTGTGACTTAATATTTTCGCAACGAAACTTGTATCAGATTATTTTTCGCAGCAGCCCAGAACCGAGAACGAGGTTCTGAACTGCTTGCAGAAGCTGTCTCGAGCGACATGGACAGCGAAGGAGCTAGTTTCTCTCATCAAGAACAGTTCATCATCTGTGAGGTTTCTCTCTGTCTAAATCTTgtcttaaaatgtgagtgtaattaGCCATTTTGTGTTCTTGTATATAATGATCTTTGTAATAGAGTATTCGCTAGGCTTCCTTGATTCATTTGTGCAAAATTAATGCCATGTTATGGACTCTTTAAACCTAAAAAGGTTGTCTCAtgtaaaaatcgaaaataaaacaatattttGAAACGTGATTCTAACACAATCCGTCTTTATTCAACAAGAAAATACCAAACAACGTAGAAGATTTCATCCAAAACACACTTCACACAGCAAAACAACAGAGTTCAACACAAACATCAAACCAAATAAAACAGGCAAACACACTAGCAAACGAAGCAAAAACAAATGGGGGTTGCTTCATGTGGCCGACGATACGATACACGAAGCAACACCCATTAGATTCACGCACAAACCCCTTCAAAAGGAGATTGGACGTCTTCATGGGTGTTCTACGTCTCCCAAGCTCTACACGAAGAACATGTTGTTCAACAGATTCGTGTGCATGCTATAGAAGCTCTGATCAAACGAGCCCCCTCGGGGGTCTTTCTCTAATGCGACCTCTTGGAACATCCGACCCCGGTAAGCAACAAGATCAGCATAGTAGACGGGTGGAACGAGCGACACAGGCTTGGTGCAACGCACGAAGGTGAAGCACATGTCGTATATGAGCTTCTGCAAATGGTTGGATGTGAACTTGTTCTCATCCCAAAGCACGTAGTAGTGAGTGGGCTTGCTAGTCCCGATCCCCCCATAGTGGCTGCACAGATAGAAATCAAAGTCATGCGGATGAACGATTGTTGTGTCCACCACTGTTCCCGGAGGCACATTCCCCGTCTGGCCACCATCGTTCTTGTTCTCAACGAAGAGGCGTGTCTGGTGCCGCTTCTGAGCAACTATCACTGTGATTGGCGGCTGGTAATCATCTCTGTAAATGGCCTTCTTCAGATCAAGCAGCTCCTGTCCGAGCACCATCTCAAACTGCCCCTCACTAACCCCATCACGGAACACCACAATCTTCCTCGGCCTAACCCTATTGAGTCGAGCATAGGCATCCACCAGATCCGAACACATGGCCCCGAAATTCTGGATAGTCTCACATCGATGCTTCTGGGGACTCACCCTCGCAGCATAGCGATTCGCAGCAGGCCAATTCACTGTACCAACGACTGCAGCTATAGACGGGCACTCCTTGTTCATAGGTGCGGGGTGATTCACATCAGCCCCTATAAACATCACATGGTCAGTCGGCTCGAAACCCGAAAGCTTCCCAGCTACTTCAAAGTTAGTCCCTCCTAACTTGGCATTGATCTTGAGACAAATATTAGCAAGATATTGATCTTGTCCCTTATTTGCGGGTTGTGACAAACAGCACTGTGTCACAACACCAATCTGTGTCTCCGAAATCCACTTAATATACTTGTACCCCGGATCCCTTCTACTCATCGCGCAGACAATCATCTGCGGCTTCTTCCCCTTGCTCAATCTAGACGCCTCACTCACGATCTCCTTGAGaatcttctcgagcctatccaCAGAAGAGAGATCCTGCATCCGAGTTTGTCGATACACAACAGGCTCAGCCATCTGAATGCCCAGATTCCTGCTCCGACCTATCAGATTGTTTACGAAAGGATCCACCATCAGCCCATTGTAACGGTCACCCTGCGTGAAGTCCAACAAGGCCCAACAGTCCATAGACTTCGCATCCAGGAATGATTTCCCAAGAAGGTTCCATTGGCATTTCTCAGCATCCACTCTTACTGGACGCGAACCAC from Salvia splendens isolate huo1 chromosome 15, SspV2, whole genome shotgun sequence encodes the following:
- the LOC121767146 gene encoding putative E3 ubiquitin-protein ligase LIN, with product MASLHNLLSEDGFPPRKPPKKLNHNPDSAAITLPIYICHDRRTFDSSSHRPRSTADAKSISDPAIDAAATKAMIAILTGYIAQFSRSAAFRANIRDKSIKILKKSAAAAEDEESREILKLVEIGIESVERLVDGNREKKLDLESLQRCIKILDRAAASDHGGQKTSSHVAACARLYLSITYKIARNDKIAARNLLQVFCDAPALARTHLLPELWEHFFLPHLLHLKIWYSSELENLAGLINGAEKEKRIKGLNHLYREKMDSGTVEFALYYKEWLKTGAQAPSVPAVSLPSKPMSKSRRKSSESTSSYHSSSSKLLYQAVFGANVKRQSMDIDSRNVWDFEGEDVKHCNYIHKKAVSHRRSSSLKDEMQKAELLPDTNKSDYFRFLGCKTEPAECFISKIEKISVNDDDSDVPSRSSDVAGAIAKVCSSESLTDCEAAVRALSKAWLAAQGDARLQLEASLSRAAVIQGMLEVLYVSNDDEILELAVSILAELAALSEANRRCVLASDPQLSVGLRLLRSSSLFLKAAALLYLVRPRAKQMVSMEWVPLVLRVLEFGDQLQILFSVRCSPHEAAYYFLNELLTGFDEDRNFENAKQVISLGGLGLVARRMDEGDVSEKRRAASLLRLCIRADGSCGHLLVKNVKKEAILELLVLEKNQENHALALLFELLCISRLNKRIEFLAGLREGWECLNTLHILLLRLHKAQPEERPLVAVVLLELDLLGDTSGGSVYRDEAVDAIISALDCSVFEEKVQQQAARALLILGGHFSYTGEGEIEQWLLRRAEIRDICVGLMKEDEKMRENWQRKAALALLTSGNTRLLSALSESVANSIPSLARACLVTICWISSHLPSLGERDLRLAACSIIAPRLMECLIDNSNNLEEKILASFSLYSLINGTDYFSQQPRTENEVLNCLQKLSRATWTAKELVSLIKNSSSSVRFLSV